One genomic segment of Gossypium arboreum isolate Shixiya-1 chromosome 3, ASM2569848v2, whole genome shotgun sequence includes these proteins:
- the LOC108467320 gene encoding 65-kDa microtubule-associated protein 8 isoform X2 yields the protein MGSFQAPPGMRSSALLETSCGYLLQELQMIWNEVGEDQSEREKVLLELEQECLEVYRRKVDRANMSRARLHQELAESEAEFTHLLLSLGERSLPGRPEKMSGTIKQQLDSITPALREMRLRKEERVNQFRAVQGQIQKISAEIAGQSEYDDSITNVKVNENDLSLKKLEEYQNELQRLHNEKNNRLQQVEKYIASVHNLSATLGMESSMIITKVHPSLNELCGISKNISDSILAKLNSTVESLQEEKQKRLEKLHQLGKALKNLWSLMDTSYGDRYLFSHVIDQLSVSSAEVSDPGSLTLDIIQQAEAEVKRLDQLKASKMKELFLKKQNELEEICNKSHMEIPSRSEMENILNLINTGEIDYAELLMSIDEQISRAKEEASSRKSIMEKVEKWILARDEERWLEEYSMDENRYSVSRGAHRNLRRAERARVTVNKIPALVDSLIAKTKSWEEERRKVFLYDEVPLLAMLEEYNLSRQEREEEKQRQRIKKVQSQVVVEQENFTTSRPSTSNRRLSNKSLNGGFGNASPLNRRLSLSIQQLGSNGKNSVSLGTSFIKEGKKEQGKRIFPRPNFTSQLRDDTASVVSTFSGPLSP from the exons ATGGGATCGTTCCAAGCGCCTCCTGGAATGAGAAGCTCTGCATTGTTAGAAACTTCATGTGGATATTTACTTCAAGAGTTGCAG ATGATATGGAATGAAGTTGGAGAAGATCAGTCAGAAAGAGAGAAGGTTCTACTAGAATTAGAGCAGGAATGTCTGGAGGTCTACCGGAGAAAAGTTGACCGAGCAAATATGTCAAGAGCTCGCCTTCATCAGGAACTCGCCGAATCTGAAGCTGAATTCACTCACCTTCTTTTGTCCCTTGGTGAACGATCCCTTCCCGGACGG CCAGAGAAAATGTCAGGAACAATAAAGCAACAACTTGATTCCATTACGCCAGCATTGCGGGAAATGCGGTTGAGGAAAGAAGAGAGAGTAAACCAGTTCAGAGCTGTACAAGGGCAAATTCAGAAAATCTCTGCCGAAATTGCTGGTCAGTCAGAATATGATGACTCCATAACAAATGTCAAGGTGAATGAGAATGATCTTTCTTTGAAGAAACTTGAGGAATATCAGAATGAGCTCCAAAGACTCCACAATGAGAAG AACAACAGACTCCAGCAAGTGGAAAAATATATAGCTTCTGTTCACAATTTGTCTGCAACATTGGGGATGGAATCTTCCATGATTATTACTAAGGTTCACCCAAGCTTGAATGAATTGTGTGGGATTTCGAAAAACATAAGTGACAGTATTTTGGCCAAACTCAACAGCACAGTGGAGTCACtgcaagaagaaaaacaaaagcgGCTTGAGAAG CTTCACCAACTTGGTAAAgcattgaaaaatttatggagCCTAATGGATACATCCTATGGAGATCGCTACTTGTTTTCCCATGTTATTGATCAATTATCAGTCTCGTCAGCTGAAGTATCTGATCCTGGAAGCCTTACACTGGATATAATCCAACAG GCCGAAGCTGAAGTTAAGAGATTGGATCAATTAAAGGCAAGCAAAATGAAAGAGCTATTTCTCAAGAAACAGAATGAGCTTGAAGAGATATGCAATAAATCACACATGGAGATTCCTTCAAGATCAGAGATGGAAAATATACTAAATCTGATAAACACAG GGGAGATTGACTATGCCGAGCTCCTCATGAGCATAGATGAACAGATATCAAGAGCAAAGGAAGAAGCCTCAAGTAGAAAATCAATAATGGAGAAGGTGGAAAAATGGATACTAGCTCGTGATGAGGAGCGGTGGCTGGAAGAATATAGCATG GATGAGAATAGATATTCAGTCAGCAGGGGCGCTCACAGGAACCTGAGACGTGCAGAAAGGGCCCGAGTAACAGTCAACAAAATCCCAG CATTGGTGGATTCACTCATAGCAAAAACCAAGAGTtgggaagaagaaagaaggaaagtTTTCCTGTATGATGAG GTACCTCTTTTGGCAATGTTGGAAGAGTACAACCTGTCTAGgcaagaaagagaagaagaaaagcaAAGGCAACGG ATAAAGAAGGTCCAAAGCCAGGTAGTAGTTGAGCAAGAAAACTTCACTACATCTAGGCCATCCACCAGTAATCGGCGCCTTTCAAACAAGAGCTTAAATGGAGGTTTTGGCAATGCAAGCCCTCTAAACAGGAGGCTTTCCTTGAGTATCCAGCAGCTAGGATCAAATGGCAAAAACTCGGTGTCTCTTGGTACATCCTTCATCAAAGAAGGGAAGAAAGAGCAAGGAAAGAGGATATTTCCTCGACCAAATTTCACCTCTCAGCTAAGAGATGATACAGCTTCAGTGGTATCAACATTTTCTGGCCCCTTATCACCTTGA
- the LOC108467320 gene encoding 65-kDa microtubule-associated protein 8 isoform X1 produces MGSFQAPPGMRSSALLETSCGYLLQELQMIWNEVGEDQSEREKVLLELEQECLEVYRRKVDRANMSRARLHQELAESEAEFTHLLLSLGERSLPGRPEKMSGTIKQQLDSITPALREMRLRKEERVNQFRAVQGQIQKISAEIAGQSEYDDSITNVKVNENDLSLKKLEEYQNELQRLHNEKNNRLQQVEKYIASVHNLSATLGMESSMIITKVHPSLNELCGISKNISDSILAKLNSTVESLQEEKQKRLEKLHQLGKALKNLWSLMDTSYGDRYLFSHVIDQLSVSSAEVSDPGSLTLDIIQQAEAEVKRLDQLKASKMKELFLKKQNELEEICNKSHMEIPSRSEMENILNLINTGEIDYAELLMSIDEQISRAKEEASSRKSIMEKVEKWILARDEERWLEEYSMDENRYSVSRGAHRNLRRAERARVTVNKIPALVDSLIAKTKSWEEERRKVFLYDEVPLLAMLEEYNLSRQEREEEKQRQRQIKKVQSQVVVEQENFTTSRPSTSNRRLSNKSLNGGFGNASPLNRRLSLSIQQLGSNGKNSVSLGTSFIKEGKKEQGKRIFPRPNFTSQLRDDTASVVSTFSGPLSP; encoded by the exons ATGGGATCGTTCCAAGCGCCTCCTGGAATGAGAAGCTCTGCATTGTTAGAAACTTCATGTGGATATTTACTTCAAGAGTTGCAG ATGATATGGAATGAAGTTGGAGAAGATCAGTCAGAAAGAGAGAAGGTTCTACTAGAATTAGAGCAGGAATGTCTGGAGGTCTACCGGAGAAAAGTTGACCGAGCAAATATGTCAAGAGCTCGCCTTCATCAGGAACTCGCCGAATCTGAAGCTGAATTCACTCACCTTCTTTTGTCCCTTGGTGAACGATCCCTTCCCGGACGG CCAGAGAAAATGTCAGGAACAATAAAGCAACAACTTGATTCCATTACGCCAGCATTGCGGGAAATGCGGTTGAGGAAAGAAGAGAGAGTAAACCAGTTCAGAGCTGTACAAGGGCAAATTCAGAAAATCTCTGCCGAAATTGCTGGTCAGTCAGAATATGATGACTCCATAACAAATGTCAAGGTGAATGAGAATGATCTTTCTTTGAAGAAACTTGAGGAATATCAGAATGAGCTCCAAAGACTCCACAATGAGAAG AACAACAGACTCCAGCAAGTGGAAAAATATATAGCTTCTGTTCACAATTTGTCTGCAACATTGGGGATGGAATCTTCCATGATTATTACTAAGGTTCACCCAAGCTTGAATGAATTGTGTGGGATTTCGAAAAACATAAGTGACAGTATTTTGGCCAAACTCAACAGCACAGTGGAGTCACtgcaagaagaaaaacaaaagcgGCTTGAGAAG CTTCACCAACTTGGTAAAgcattgaaaaatttatggagCCTAATGGATACATCCTATGGAGATCGCTACTTGTTTTCCCATGTTATTGATCAATTATCAGTCTCGTCAGCTGAAGTATCTGATCCTGGAAGCCTTACACTGGATATAATCCAACAG GCCGAAGCTGAAGTTAAGAGATTGGATCAATTAAAGGCAAGCAAAATGAAAGAGCTATTTCTCAAGAAACAGAATGAGCTTGAAGAGATATGCAATAAATCACACATGGAGATTCCTTCAAGATCAGAGATGGAAAATATACTAAATCTGATAAACACAG GGGAGATTGACTATGCCGAGCTCCTCATGAGCATAGATGAACAGATATCAAGAGCAAAGGAAGAAGCCTCAAGTAGAAAATCAATAATGGAGAAGGTGGAAAAATGGATACTAGCTCGTGATGAGGAGCGGTGGCTGGAAGAATATAGCATG GATGAGAATAGATATTCAGTCAGCAGGGGCGCTCACAGGAACCTGAGACGTGCAGAAAGGGCCCGAGTAACAGTCAACAAAATCCCAG CATTGGTGGATTCACTCATAGCAAAAACCAAGAGTtgggaagaagaaagaaggaaagtTTTCCTGTATGATGAG GTACCTCTTTTGGCAATGTTGGAAGAGTACAACCTGTCTAGgcaagaaagagaagaagaaaagcaAAGGCAACGG CAGATAAAGAAGGTCCAAAGCCAGGTAGTAGTTGAGCAAGAAAACTTCACTACATCTAGGCCATCCACCAGTAATCGGCGCCTTTCAAACAAGAGCTTAAATGGAGGTTTTGGCAATGCAAGCCCTCTAAACAGGAGGCTTTCCTTGAGTATCCAGCAGCTAGGATCAAATGGCAAAAACTCGGTGTCTCTTGGTACATCCTTCATCAAAGAAGGGAAGAAAGAGCAAGGAAAGAGGATATTTCCTCGACCAAATTTCACCTCTCAGCTAAGAGATGATACAGCTTCAGTGGTATCAACATTTTCTGGCCCCTTATCACCTTGA
- the LOC108467321 gene encoding DNA polymerase epsilon subunit C, which produces MAEDEAVDPIRPEFPTARVKKIMKLDKDINKVNSEALFLVSCSTNLFLRFLAERTAEVAAEKKKKTVKLDHLRTAVKRHRPTSDFLLDSLPIPAESTQSVARFATDRDRSRSVGDKSAPAGTRRIDHFFRKPENEAPIQINDA; this is translated from the coding sequence ATGGCAGAAGACGAAGCCGTTGATCCGATCAGACCCGAATTCCCGACGGCAAGGGTCAAAAAGATCATGAAACTTGACAAGGACATCAACAAGGTGAACTCGGAGGCCTTATTCCTCGTTTCATGTTCCACCAATCTTTTCCTTCGATTCCTCGCCGAGAGAACAGCCGAAGTCGCCGCCGAGAAGAAGAAAAAGACGGTGAAGCTCGATCACCTAAGAACCGCCGTCAAAAGGCATAGACCAACGAGCGATTTTCTTCTCGACTCACTTCCTATTCCAGCCGAGTCTACTCAATCCGTTGCTCGCTTCGCGACGGATCGAGATCGTTCCCGGTCCGTTGGTGATAAATCCGCCCCCGCTGGAACCCGCCGCATAGACCACTTCTTTCGTAAGCCAGAAAATGAAGCTCCGATTCAGATAAACGATGCATAg